A portion of the Actinomycetota bacterium genome contains these proteins:
- a CDS encoding AURKAIP1/COX24 domain-containing protein has translation MGSVVKKRRKKIRKHKYKKMLKKTRWQRRHR, from the coding sequence ATGGGTTCTGTAGTTAAAAAGAGGCGCAAGAAAATAAGAAAGCATAAGTATAAGAAGATGTTAAAGAAGACCAGATGGCAAAGGCGCCATCGTTAA